Proteins from one Impatiens glandulifera chromosome 2, dImpGla2.1, whole genome shotgun sequence genomic window:
- the LOC124925094 gene encoding dammarenediol 12-hydroxylase-like, protein MDIFLLLSLFLSSIFVFYTFFRGSKTKPNLKSSTSLPPGSRGWPFLGETLDYFDKLWRGVPEKFEHERNGGEKNPTGIFKTSLLGEHMAILCGAEGNKFLFSNEHKLVQLWWPNSINKIFPQSNDEFMKEDAPKTRKIILRFLRQEALQEYIPIIDEVTRNHMKMDWNRDEVKVAPAMSKYTFTLACRMFLSIRDEERVEELRKSFRDVSLGAISMAINLPGTTFNRAIKASKVMRKEIEKMVMERMNETNRTSEELNRDLLSYMIEGNELYDNFMTASDIASVMLGVFYAGTHTLNVGLVFVTLYLAELPHVYNEVLKEQLEIAKSKKEGELLTLDDLKKMKYSMNVVNEALRIMPPSLGMFREAITDFTYNGYLVPKGWKLHVITHSTHKNPKYFPNPEKFDPSRFEGNGPAPFTFFPFGGGPRVCPGSEYARQITLVFVHNLVTRFKIEKQIPDEKIVIDPTPRPVEGLPIRLHPHKQSHNISN, encoded by the exons ATGGACATCTTCTTGCTTCTTTCATTGTTCCTTTCATCTATTTTCGTGTTCTACACTTTCTTTAGAGGAtcaaaaaccaaaccaaacttGAAATCGTCGACTTCACTCCCACCAGGAAGCAGAGGTTGGCCTTTTTTAGGAGAAACCCTTGATTATTTCGACAAATTGTGGCGTGGCGTGCCCGAAAAATTTGAGCACGAAAGGAATGGTGGCGAAAAAAATCCAACCGGGATCTTCAAGACATCCCTTTTGGGTGAACACATGGCTATTCTATGTGGGGCTGAGGGCAACAAATTTTTGTTCTCCAATGAACACAAGCTGGTCCAACTTTGGTGGCCCAATTCAATAAACAAAATCTTTCCCCAATCCAATGATGAATTCATGAAGGAAGATGCCCCCAAGACGCGAAAAATCATATTGCGTTTCCTTAGACAAGAAGCTCTTCAAGAGTACATTCCCATAATAGATGAAGTTACGAGGAATCATATGAAGATGGATTGGAACCGCGATGAAGTCAAAGTCGCGCCAGCTATGTCAAAGTACACGTTTACTTTGGCTTGTCGAATGTTTCTAAGCATTCGGGATGAGGAAAGAGTGGAAGAGCTAAGAAAGTCATTTCGAGATGTATCCCTCGGTGCTATCTCCATGGCTATTAATTTACCGGGTACAACTTTCAATCGTGCGATTAAGGCTTCAAAGGTTATGAGGAAAGAAATCGAGAAAATGGTCATGGAGAGGATGAATGAAACAAACCGAACGAGTGAAGAATTGAACCGCGATTTACTTTCGTATATGATAGAGGGTAATGAGCTTTATGATAACTTCATGACTGCCTCCGACATAGCTAGTGTTATGCTGGGAGTTTTCTATGCTGGAACTCATACTCTCAATGTCGGTTTGGTATTCGTAACCTTGTATCTAGCCGAGCTCCCTCATGTGTATAATGAGGTCTTAAAAG AGCAATTGGAAATTGCAAAGTCAAAGAAGGAAGGTGAATTGCTTACTTTGGATGACCTAAAGAAAATGAAGTATTCAATGAATGTGGTGAATGAAGCACTCCGGATAATGCCACCTTCCTTGGGGATGTTTAGAGAAGCTATTACCGACTTCACTTACAATGGGTATTTGGTGCCAAAAGGATGGAAG TTGCATGTGATTACCCATTCTACtcataaaaatccaaaatatttcCCTAATCCTGAGAAGTTTGATCCATCAAGATTCGAAGGAAACGGACCGGCTCCTTTCACATTCTTTCCTTTTGGAGGAGGGCCTCGTGTGTGCCCTGGAAGTGAGTATGCTCGACAAATAACGCTCGTGTTTGTTCATAATTTGGTGACAAGATTCAAGATCGAGAAACAAATACCGGATGAGAAAATAGTAATTGATCCTACTCCAAGGCCTGTTGAAGGTCTCCCCATTCGTCTCCATCCTCACAAGCAATCCCATAATATATCCAACTAG